A genome region from Populus alba chromosome 5, ASM523922v2, whole genome shotgun sequence includes the following:
- the LOC118051391 gene encoding uncharacterized protein, translated as MARYGHAYRDYSTNSTPSSDDFWSKKSHAPDHVCRPVIIDAEGRKMPIIFYGADKNADHYVTETETIFQQQVHSPLESEYRHSTRLTEDPYGAEDKLRRPMASVNIRPQNVEESITKVQTDASPPKIAPWDASYWRLAPKSTGYEGYDESNVFHNKDLLKPGGNAPRNESYDDYYRKQGSNKEPTMITGGGWARPAHSTSTAEVAKPSATTSPPRSRYRQPAYTETMDSKEAARRYGTRPSTREDSYTSTIDSREAARKYNGSGV; from the coding sequence ATGGCTAGGTATGGTCACGCGTATAGGGACTATTCCACCAACAGTACACCAAGCTCTGATGATTTTTGGAGCAAAAAAAGCCACGCTCCTGATCACGTGTGTCGACCGGTCATCATTGATGCTGAGGGGAGGAAAATGCCAATCATTTTCTATGGCGCTGATAAGAATGCAGATCACTATGTTACAGAAACTGAGACGATTTTTCAACAGCAAGTTCATTCACCTCTGGAGTCTGAGTACAGACATAGCACTCGCTTGACAGAGGATCCTTATGGAGCAGAGGATAAGCTCCGTAGACCTATGGCTTCAGTTAATATTCGCCCACAAAATGTTGAGGAATCCATCACCAAAGTGCAAACTGATGCTAGCCCACCCAAGATTGCCCCTTGGGATGCTTCATACTGGCGCCTAGCCCCTAAATCCACAGGCTATGAAGGCTACGATGAGAGCAACGTTTTCCACAACAAAGATTTGCTCAAGCCCGGTGGTAATGCGCCTCGAAATGAAAGCTATGATGATTATTACCGCAAACAAGGTAGCAACAAGGAACCGACCATGATCACTGGTGGTGGGTGGGCAAGGCCAGCTCATTCAACATCCACTGCAGAAGTTGCAAAACCTTCTGCCACCACCTCTCCTCCGCGATCCCGCTATAGACAACCAGCCTATACAGAAACTATGGACAGCAAGGAAGCTGCTAGGCGCTATGGAACCAGGCCATCCACAAGAGAAGATAGTTACACATCAACCATTGACAGCAGAGAGGCTGCAAGGAAATATAATGGCTCAGGAGTGTGA
- the LOC118051390 gene encoding uncharacterized protein, with amino-acid sequence MMMFTRKSAFRGFQQQQMEMGILLPPDFPSFLFSNHHHLTTSTCTKKPSLPQNNGGFVSNNSNDIGIDDAMASFYRMIHMNPRPSFVEFGKFLGSIAKKKQYSTVVCLCNQMDLFGVAHNDYTLNILINSLCRLSHIHFAVSVLSKMFKLGIQPDSVTFTTLINGLCNEGRIKEAVELFNEMAGRDVMPNTVTFTILVDVLCKKGMVSEARCVFETMIEKGVEPNIYTYNALMNGYCLRLEMNEASKVFEIMVGKGCAPGVRSYSILINGYCKSRRMDEAKALLTQMSEKELIPNTVTYNTLMQGLCHASSLLEALELFKKMCSSGMLPNLRTYSILLDGLCKHGHLEEALKLLKSMQERKLEPDIVLYNILIQGMFIAGKLEVAKELFSMLFANGIQPSVRTYNIMIKGLLKEGLSDEAYKLFRKMEDDGFLPDSCSYNIIIQGFLQNQDPSTAIRLIDEMVGRRFSADSSTFKMLLDLESHDEIISRYMRESSQIRKMK; translated from the coding sequence atgATGATGTTCACGCGGAAAAGCGCTTTTAGAGgttttcaacaacaacaaatggAAATGGGTATTCTTCTTCCTCCTGATTTCCCTTCTTTCTTATTCTCCAATCATCACCACTTAACCACTTCTACTTGTACTAAGAAACCTTCTTTGCCTCAAAACAATGGTGGGTTTGTTAGTAATAACAGCAATGACATTGGAATTGACGATGCCATGGCTTCATTCTATCGCATGATCCACATGAACCCTAGGCCTTCTTTTGTGGAATTTGGCAAATTCTTAGGGTCCATTGCCAAAAAGAAACAGTATTCTACTGTTGTATGCTTGTGCAATCAAATGGATTTGTTCGGAGTTGCCCACAATGATTATACTCTAAATATATTGATTAACTCTCTTTGTCGCTTGAGCCATATTCATTTTGCTGTCTCTGTCTTGAGTAAGATGTTCAAACTGGGTATTCAACCTGATTCTGTCACATTCACTACACTCATCAATGGACTCTGCAATGAGGGGAGGATTAAAGAAGCAGTAGAGTTGTTTAATGAGATGGCTGGTAGGGATGTTATGCCAAATACAGTGACCTTCACTATTTTGGTTGATGTACTCTGCAAAAAAGGAATGGTTTCAGAAGCTCGGTGTGTCTTTGAAACAATGATTGAAAAAGGAGTGGAGCCAAATATTTACACTTACAATGCTTTGATGAATGGGTACTGTTTACGGCTCGAAATGAATGAGGCCAGCAAGGTGTTTGAAATCATGGTTGGCAAGGGTTGTGCACCTGGTGTACGTAGTTACAGCATCTTGATCAATGGATACTGCAAGAGTAGAAGGATGGATGAGGCAAAAGCATTACTTACTCAAATGTCTGAAAAGGAATTGATTCCTAATACTGTCACTTACAACACTCTTATGCAAGGTCTATGCCATGCAAGTAGTCTTCTTGAAGCGCTAGAGCTATTCAAGAAGATGTGTTCTTCTGGCATGCTTCCAAATTTGAGGACTTACTCGATTTTGCTAGATGGCTTATGCAAACATGGACATTTGGAGGAGGCTTTAAAACTGCTCAAGTCAATGCAAGAGAGGAAATTAGAACCTGATATAGTCCTTTATAATATTCTTATTCAAGGCATGTTTATTGCTGGGAAGCTTGAAGTTGCAAAGGAACTATTTTCCATGCTTTTTGCTAATGGAATACAACCTTCTGTACGGACATACAATATCATGATTAAGGGACTGCTTAAAGAAGGGCTGTCAGATGAAGCATACAAATTGTTTCGAAAAATGGAAGATGATGGCTTCTTGCCGGACAGTTGTTCTTATAATATTATCATTCAAGGATTTCTTCAAAATCAGGACCCGTCAACTGCTATACGACTTATTGATGAAATGGTTGGTAGGAGATTCTCGGCAGATTCGTCTACATTTAAGATGTTATTGGATCTGGAATCTCATGATGAAATCATAAGCCGATATATGCGTGAAAGCTCtcaaattagaaaaatgaaGTGA
- the LOC118051388 gene encoding probable RNA helicase SDE3, translated as MDTIRKDNWDDEYSIIGDMGEIGFIDFEDDKSVCNYDPATEGPIVISIPFPFVQGKPHTILVGEISKCAITIANTTGDPVELWGVRIFCSNPADSFTLSLKEPPSANSNAEKLYGFMEGYSLEDRVLQPHDTLTVWLSCKPKEMGLHTSVVYFDAGDDRIERVVFLLAEDNVSRSLAPNRPFSKTPRRKQFVVDEHVVSPRPARETTHGFKYRLPQFPIPSNLRELLKNKQVPDVMMEDLSMGTYAAFFSILVVMEELHLEEEMRCHNMECVNMRRKGSQFLALEVPGLAERRPSLVSGDLVFVRLENAPDSNAYQGCIYRVEADEVLLKFTNNLLTHHRDGNLYNVRFTYNRVNTRRLYQAVQAAGGLEHDLLFPSESTKRRLIKTPGFVPFNSSLNQEQIRSVEMILGCEGAPPYVIYGPPGTGKTMTLVEAMLQIYATRKNDRILVCAASNSAADHILEKLIGNDVAKVKENQIFRLNASSRSYEDVHPDHIRFCYFDESIFQCPPLRALVQYRIIISTYMSSSLLYAEGVSSGHFSHIFLDESGQASEPESMVPIANFCSRETVIVLAGDPQQLGPVIYSKDAKAFGLGKSYLERLFECEPYRNGDEGFVIKLVRNYRCHAAILHLPSKLFYEGELLACKEDASSSISSIVDFLPNKEFPVLFFGIQGFDERERNNPSWFNRIEASKVVEVIKKLRASGDLDEADIGVITPYRQQVLKIKKVLENWELSDVKVGSVEQFQGQEREVIIVSTVRSTIKHNDFDRTYRLGFLSNPKRFNVAITRARSLLIIVGNPHIVSLDPCWEKLLWFCADNNSYKGCPLPERQSSACEEPILKRNSTSEFENSCHSRVREWFQTLDEEVPQITQIVADAAEGSGCRK; from the exons ATGGATACAATCAGAAAGGATAACTGGGATGACGAATACTCCATCATCGGAGACATGGGTGAGATTGGGTTCATCGATTTTGAGGATGACAAATCTGTCTGCAACTATGATCCTGCCACTGAAGGACCAATCGTTATATCTATCCCATTTCCCTTTGTGCAAGGGAAGCCCCATACTATTCTTGTAGGTGAAATTTCAAAATGTGCGATTACAATAGCAAACACCACTGGTGATCCCGTGGAGCTTTGGGGAGTGAGGATATTCTGCTCAAATCCTGCAGACTCGTTTACTTTGTCTTTGAAAGAACCTCCATCTGCAAACTCGAATGCAGAAAAATTATATGGCTTCATGGAGGGATATTCCCTCGAGGACAGAGTACTTCAGCCGCATGATACACTTACCGTTTGGTTATCTTGCAAACCAAAGGAAATGGGGTTGCACACATCTGTGGTATATTTTGATGCAGGTGATGATAGGATTGAACgcgttgtttttcttttggctgAAGACAATGTCTCCCGTTCTCTGGCTCCCAACAGACCATTTTCAAAAACAccaagaagaaaacaatttgTAGTTGATGAGCATGTGGTTTCCCCGCGTCCTGCCAGGGAAACAACTCATGGATTTAAGTATAGGCTTCCTCAATTTCCAATACCCAGTAATCTCAGAGAGTTATTGAAGAATAAGCAAGTCCCTGATGTTATGATGGAAGATTTGAGTATGGGGACCTATGCTGCATTCTTCAGTATATTGGTTGTAATGGAAGAGCTACATCTAGAG GAAGAAATGAGGTGCCATAACATGGAGTGTGTTAACATGAGAAGGAAGGGGTCTCAGTTTTTGGCTCTCGAGGTCCCTGGGCTGGCTGAACGAAGGCCTTCACTTGTGAGTGGTGATCTTGTTTTTGTGAGGCTTGAAAATGCACCTGACAGCAATGCATATCAG GGATGCATTTACCGAGTTGAGGCTGATGAAGTGCTTTTGAAATTTACCAACAATCTTCTTACCCATCACCGGGATGGAAACTTATATAATGTTCGATTTACATATAATAGGGTGAATACGAGGAGGTTGTATCAAGCTGTGCAAGCAGCAGGGGGCTTAGAGCATGATCTTCTATTTCCATCTGAATCAACCAAAAGGAGACTGATCAAGACACCTGGGTTCGTGCCTTTTAATAGTAGTCTCAATCAGGAGCAGATACGTTCTGTTGAGATGATCCTTGGCTGTGAAGGTGCTCCTCCCTATGTCATTTATGGGCCTCCAGGTACTGGTAAAACAATGACCTTGGTGGAAGCAATGTTGCAAATATATGCAACAAGAAAGAATGATCGAATTCTTGTGTGTGCTGCTTCGAACAGTGCAGCAGATCACATATTAGAAAAACTCATTGGCAATGATGTTGCTAAAGTCAAAGAGAATCAGATCTTTAGGCTAAACGCAAGTAGCCGTTCTTATGAAGACGTTCACCCTGATCATATCCGCTTTTGCTATTTTGACGAATCCATTTTTCAATGTCCTCCTCTCAGGGCCTTGGTACAATACAGGATCATTATTTCTACGTATATGAGTTCATCCCTACTGTACGCAGAAGGTGTCAGCAGTGGCCATTTCTCTCATATCTTCTTAGATGAATCTGGCCAGGCTTCAGAACCAGAAAGCATGGTTCCTATAGCTAACTTTTGCAGCAGGGAAACTGTCATTGTTCTAGCAGGTGACCCACAGCAACTAGGTCCTGTCATATATTCCAAAGATGCTAAGGCTTTTGGGTTGGGAAAATCTTATCTTGAAAGGCTGTTTGAATGTGAACCTTACAGAAATGGTGATGAaggttttgtaataaaattagtgaGGAATTATCGATGTCATGCAGCAATTCTACACCTGCCATCAAAACTTTTCTATGAAGGGGAGTTGCTTGCATGTAAAGAAGATGCCTCTTCCTCCATTAGTTCTATTGTGGATTTTCTTCCTAATAAAGAATTTCCAGTTTTATTCTTTGGAATTCAAGGCTTCGAcgagagagaaagaaacaatCCTTCATGGTTTAACAGAATCGAGGCCAGCAAGGTTGTTGAAGTTATCAAAAAGCTCAGAGCAAGTGGAGATCTAGATGAGGCAGATATAGGAGTAATAACACCTTATCGGCAGCAGGTCCTGAAGATCAAAAAGGTACTTGAAAATTGGGAATTGTCGGATGTTAAGGTTGGGAGTGTTGAACAGTTTCAGGGACAGGAGAGAGAGGTCATTATCGTATCTACGGTAAGGTCAACTATAAAGCACAATGACTTTGACAGAACCTACCGTCTGGGGTTTCTTAGCAACCCAAAGAGGTTTAATGTTGCAATTACCCGAGCCAGATCCTTGCTTATCATTGTTGGGAATCCACACATAGTCAGCCTG GATCCTTGCTGGGAAAAGCTTTTGTGGTTTTGTGCCGACAATAACTCCTACAAGGGCTGCCCTTTACCTGAAAGACAATCCTCTGCATGTGAAGAGCCTATCCTGAAAAGAAATTCAACTAGTGAATTCGAGAACTCGTGCCATTCGAGAGTCAGGGAATGGTTTCAGACACTTGATGAAGAGGTTCCACAGATTACACAGATTGTCGCGGACGCAGCTGAGGGGTCTGGCTGCCGGAAATAA